AATGACAGCCCTAAAAGAGGCAATGAAAAGTAAAAATACAGTTGCTTTAACAGCTTTAAGAGCAGTTAAGTCAGCTATATTATTAGCTCAGACAGAAAGTGGTGCAAAACAAGAATTAACAGAAGAGCAGGAGCTTAAAATTTTACAAAAACAAGTTAAACAACGTAAGGATAGTGCAGCTATATTTTTAGAACAAGGACGAGAGGATTTAGCAGCTCCAGAGTTGGCAGAAGCAGAAGTAATCTCTCAATTTTTACCAGAAGCTATGAGTGATGAAGAAGTCGCTAAAGTTGTTGATGACGTTATAGCAAAAACAGGATCAGAAGGTATGAAAGACATGGGTAAAGTCATGGGAATGGTTAGCGGTCAGTTAGCCGGAAAAGCCGACGGTAAAACGATATCTACAATTGTAAAGGCTAAGTTATCTTAAATACAAGTTGGGCCTTGTAGTTCAACTGGATAGAATATCAGATTTCGGCTCTGAGGGTTGGAGGTTCGAATCCTCTCAAGGTCACAATTTTAATTAAAACCAAACGCTGTTTCAAGTTTTCTGAAGTAGTGATTTGGTTTTTTTATTATCAATTAAAATAATCTTAATTTAAGTATGTGTAATATATAAAAATCACTTTCTTTATTTTTAATTTATATTTAATCAATAAACATTTTAAAACCGTACAATAATTAATGTTATTACAAGCTAAGGCAGAATTAGAGGAAAACCCATTGGTGTACAAATATGTCTTAGGTGTAATTTCT
The genomic region above belongs to Olleya sp. Hel_I_94 and contains:
- a CDS encoding GatB/YqeY domain-containing protein, encoding MSLSTDIMTALKEAMKSKNTVALTALRAVKSAILLAQTESGAKQELTEEQELKILQKQVKQRKDSAAIFLEQGREDLAAPELAEAEVISQFLPEAMSDEEVAKVVDDVIAKTGSEGMKDMGKVMGMVSGQLAGKADGKTISTIVKAKLS